The genomic DNA AAGGACGACCGGGGCGTCACCGTCCGGCTCGCCGCGCCTCCCCGCCGCATCGTCTCCCTGGCCCCCAGCCTCACCGAGATCGTCTTCCTCCTCGGCCGCGACGGTTCCCTCGTCGGCGTCACCCGGTTTTGCAACGTTCCATCCGCGGCCTCCGGCCTGCCGAAGATCGGGGGCGTGAGCGATCCCGACGTCGAGCGGATCGTCGCGCTGTCGCCGGACCTCGTCCTGTGCACGACGGACGGGAACCCCCGGGAGAAGGTGCGGGCCCTCGAGGAGATGGGGATCCCGTGCTTCGCCGTGGCCCCGCAGGATCTGGGCGCGGTCTTCACGGCGATCGAGCGCCTGGGGATCCTCCTCGGCGCCGCGGACCGGGGACGCGCCGAGGCCGGGGCGCTTCGCCGTCGTGCGCGGCTCGCGAGCCCCTCCTCCCGCGGCGTGGAACAGCCCGCCGCGCTCTTCGTCGTCTCCACCGCCCCGATCATCGCCGCCGGCGAAGGCACCTTCATGGACGAACTGGTGCGTCTCGCCGGCGGGAGGAACGCCGCCGCGCGTTTTTCCGGCAGGTACCCGCGGCTCTCCGTGGAGGAGCTGGTCGCCGCCCGGCCGGACGTGATCTTCGTCGCGGGGATGGCCGGCGTCGAACGGTTCCCGCCGGAGGTCACCCGCTGGAAGGAGATCCCCGCGTTCCGGGACGGCGCCGTGATCACCCTCGACGGGGACCTCGTGACCCGTCCCGGCCCACGGCTGGTGATCGCGCTCGAGCGGGTATCCGCGGCTCTCGCCGACTGGCGGGCGAAAGCGCCCGCGGCGGGTACGGGGGGAAAGCGGTGACGGGGGGCGGGAAAAAGAGCGGCGCGGTATTCCCCGTGCTCGCCGCGGCGCTCCTTGGCGCGCTGGCCCTCTCCGCGGCCACCGGGCCGGTGTCGATCTCCCCCCGCGCGGCCTTCGACGCGATCTTCCGGGGAACGGACGACACTCCCGCCCGGGTCCTGTTGTCCCTGCGGCTCCCGCGAGCGCTGCTGGGCGCCCTCGTGGGCGGGGCTCTCGCCTCTTCCGGCGTCGCCTTCCAGGCGCTGCTGCGCAACCCGCTTGCCGACCCGTACATCCTCGGAGTGTCGGGGGGCGCCGCGGTGGGCGCCCTCACGGTGGCCCTCTTCCTGTCGGCGGACGCTTCCCCGCTCCTTCCGCTGTGCGCCTTCGGCGGAGCGGCGCTGTCCGCCTTGGCCGTCTTCCTCCTCGCCCGCCGCCGGAGCGGCGTCTCCCCGGAGCGGCTCATCCTGATGGGTGTCGTCGTGGGAGCGTTCCTCAACGCGGTCATCATGCTGATGGTGACCCTCGCCCCGCCAGGGAAGATCCCCGGAGCCCTGTATTGGCTGATGGGGGACCTGGGCCTGGGAACCCCCCGCCGCGTGGCGGTCCTCTTCCCGTACGTCGCGCTCGGCACGGTCCTCCTGTACCTGCTCTCCCGCGGCCTGGACCTGCTCCTCCTCGGCGATCACGCCGCGTTCCAGGCGGGGCTCTCCGTGGAGCGGGTGAAGACGGCGACGTACCTCACGGCGTCGCTGCTTGCCGGCTCGGTCGTGGCGGTCTCGGGTCTGATCGGATTCGTCGGGCTCATCGTTCCCCACGGCGCGCGGGTGCTGGTCGGTTCCGGGCATCGCCGCCTCCTGCCGGCCGCGTTCCTGCTGGGCGGCGCGTTCCTCGTCCTCTCCGACACGCTCGCCCGCGCCGCGTCCCCCGCGGGGGAATTGCCGGTGGGCGCGGTCACCGCCCTCGCCGGCGCGCCCTTCTTCCTCTATCTGCTGCGCCGCAACGGGGGACGGTCGTGAACCCGGTGCTGTCCGCCCGTGGAGTGGGGTTCGGCTACGGGGACCGCGACATCCTGCGCGACGTGAGCGTGGACCTCTCGCCGGGGGAGGTGACGATCCTCCTCGGTCCCAACGGGGCCGGGAAGAGCACGCTGATCCGGATCCTGTCGGGGATCCTCGCGCCCCGCGAGGGGGAGGTGCTGGTGTGCGGCCGCCCCCCGGGAGAGTTCCGTCGCCGTGAGATGGCGCGCCTCCTCTCCGTCGTTGGGCAGGACCCGCCGGTCGACTTCCCGATGACGGTCGCCGCCTATGTCGGGCTCGGGCGGTTCCCCCACCAGGGGTTCTTCGGCGGAACGTCGCCGGAGGATCGGGAG from Deltaproteobacteria bacterium includes the following:
- a CDS encoding iron ABC transporter permease, whose amino-acid sequence is MTGGGKKSGAVFPVLAAALLGALALSAATGPVSISPRAAFDAIFRGTDDTPARVLLSLRLPRALLGALVGGALASSGVAFQALLRNPLADPYILGVSGGAAVGALTVALFLSADASPLLPLCAFGGAALSALAVFLLARRRSGVSPERLILMGVVVGAFLNAVIMLMVTLAPPGKIPGALYWLMGDLGLGTPRRVAVLFPYVALGTVLLYLLSRGLDLLLLGDHAAFQAGLSVERVKTATYLTASLLAGSVVAVSGLIGFVGLIVPHGARVLVGSGHRRLLPAAFLLGGAFLVLSDTLARAASPAGELPVGAVTALAGAPFFLYLLRRNGGRS
- a CDS encoding helical backbone metal receptor; translated protein: MSGRVRIAVARRFLVGFLPVVALLASAIDRPAFAADRFPLALKDDRGVTVRLAAPPRRIVSLAPSLTEIVFLLGRDGSLVGVTRFCNVPSAASGLPKIGGVSDPDVERIVALSPDLVLCTTDGNPREKVRALEEMGIPCFAVAPQDLGAVFTAIERLGILLGAADRGRAEAGALRRRARLASPSSRGVEQPAALFVVSTAPIIAAGEGTFMDELVRLAGGRNAAARFSGRYPRLSVEELVAARPDVIFVAGMAGVERFPPEVTRWKEIPAFRDGAVITLDGDLVTRPGPRLVIALERVSAALADWRAKAPAAGTGGKR